One segment of Trachemys scripta elegans isolate TJP31775 chromosome 1, CAS_Tse_1.0, whole genome shotgun sequence DNA contains the following:
- the WDR73 gene encoding WD repeat-containing protein 73, producing the protein MAEESAEDWLLESLRLYNDLHVFELQEPTRVIEWIGEKSVCVAGYENSRRNEILQLLLPQKLYVKEKQGLCPERDFKVERGGFSDHPVYSLRHVPDTSLLVTSGPPDSSLQVWQLAVEDTDVVKSVSTIPTGNDSKKPWAKIATTLARTPCVLHGSRVNNVQITEIESKKNIYTAASSISDEISGLEFLDCNTLLACCVKGQLCLADVRQPQSPLGDTSVPSALSGEQWCMGVGSGLQGSDVNAPAIARLSSGGQLTLTDLRNIPKPLKSARCKVSAASQGAEFLCVSWAPVLDGCLAVSGFNGTVHIYDTRNWPVSGGEAEPLFSHKGHIFSGMDNGGDFPLVTTHAWHPWKPRMLLSAANDGSLHVWDWADSHKNS; encoded by the exons ATGGCGGAGGAGTCTGCGGAGGATTGGCTGCTGGAGTCCTTGCGGCT atATAATGATTTGCATGTGTTTGAGCTCCAAGAGCCGACCAGAGTCATTGAATGGATAGGAGAAAAAA GTGTCTGTGTAGCGGGATACGAGAACTCCAGAAGAAATGAAATTCTCCAGCTCCTGTTGCCTCAAAAACTGTATGTGAAAGAGAAGCAG GGTTTGTGTCCCGAGAGAGATTTCAAGGTGGAACGTGGTGGATTTTCCGACCACCCTGTGTACAGCCTGCGGCATGTGCCAGACACTAG CTTGCTGGTAACAAGTGGCCCGCCAGATAGTTCCCTGCAGGTGTGGCAGTTGGCAGTGGAGGACACTG ATGTTGTTAAATCTGTAAGTACCATCCCTACGGGAAATGACAGCAAGAAACCTTGGGCTAAAATTGCAACCACTTTGGCCAGAACCCCCTGTGTCCTTCATGGCTCAAGAGTCAACAATGTCCAAATTACAGAGATTGAATCAAAGaaaaacatctacacagcag CCTCTAGTATCAGCGATGAGATCAGTGGCCTGGAATTCCTGGACTGTAATACTTTGCTGGCCTGCTGCGTGAAGGGCCAGCTGTGTCTGGCAGATGTTCGACAGCCGCAGAGTCCCCTGGGCGATACATCCGTTCCTTCGGCACTCAGTGGGGAGCAGTGGTGCATGGGTGTCGGTTCTGGTCTGCAGGGCTCTGATGTGAATGCACCCGCCATAGCCCGCCTCTCGTCTGGAGGACAGCTCACGCTAACAGACTTGAGAAATATCCCAAAGCCTCTGAAATCGGCCAGGTGCAAAGTTTCTGCAGCCAGCCAAGGCGCGGAGTTCCTGTGCGTCTCCTGGGCTCCTGTTCTGGACGGATGCCTCGCCGTTTCAG GCTTCAATGGGACCGTTCACATCTATGACACACGGAACTGGCCTGTGTCTGGTGGAGAAGCAGAGCCGCTGTTTAGTCACAAAGGACATATCTTCAGTGGCATGGACAACGGCGGTGACTTTCCCCTG